The Terriglobales bacterium genome includes the window GTGGTGGAAGAAGTGCTGGCCAGCAAGCCGGGCAAGCTCGTGCTGTTCGTCGAGGAGCTGCGGTTCATGGCTTCTGCCGGGCTGCGCATCCTGATCTTCGCCAAGCAGAAGCAGCCCGAGGTGCAGATCTACCTCATCAAGCCGCAGGCGACGATCGTGGAGACGCTGAAGAAGACGGGCTTCTACGAGAGCGTGTACGTCGAGCAAGAGTGGAGCGACGCGGCGGCGCAGTAGCCGCGCCCGGAGCATCCATGGCTGAGCAGGTCTTTCCCGGCACGCTGGATTCGCTGGCGCCGATCCGCGACTTCGTCGCGCAGGCGGCGGCGGCCGCCGGACTGGACCGCACCGCAAGCTACAACCTGTGCCTCGCGGTCGACGAGATCGCGACCAACATCGTGACGCACGGCTACCAGGCCGCCGGGTTGCAGGGCGACCTGCGCGTGCAAACGGCGGTGGAGAGTGGCCGGCTGGTGGTGCGCGTGGAGGATCATGGCCGTGCCTACGACCCGCACCAGCACGACCTGCCGGAGAAAGAAGACCTGAGCGCGCCGCTGCACGAGCGCGATCTCGGCGGCCTGGGGATCCTGCTGGCGTTCCAGGGCGTCGACGAGTTGCGTTACACCGCGGGTGCGAGCGGCAACGTCCACAGTTTTGCGGTGAACCTGGGCTCGCAACAGAAGAGGGCGGCGCGATGAGCATCCTCGGGGTGAAGTGGTGGGTGCACGCGCTGCGCGCCATCCTGTGCGCGGTGGCGCTCTGGTTGATGCTCGAGGCGGCTTCCCACATCCCCAACGTGCGGCCGGCCACCGTCGCCATGGTGGGCGTGCTGGTCACGCTGTTCTTCGCCATCCGCTGGGGACCGATCAGCGCGGTGGTCGGTGGCCTCGCTTCCGCGCTCGCGTTCGACTACCACTTCGTGCCGCCGGTCCACACGTTCGGCTTCGACGACGCCGAAGAGATGGTGGCCGCGTTCGCGGTGCTGGTGACGTCGGTGGCCGTCAGCTGGGTCTCGCTCATCTCGGAGCGCAACGCCGACGAAGCGAACCGGCGGCGGCTGGAGGCCGAGCGGCTGAACCGGCTGGGGGACGCGCTTTTGCCGAGCGCGAGCTCCAAGGCGGTGGGCGCGACGGTGGTCGAGAAATTGATGACGCAGTTTGGCGCCAAGGGCGCCGCGCTCCAGCTCGCCGGCGGCGAGCTCTTCCGCGCCGGCACCATCGTCCCGCCGGAGGTGCAACTGCCGGTCCGGCTGGGGAACGAGACGATCGCAAACCTCGCCATCCACGACTGCGGCATCTCGCCTTCGGCGCTGGACGCGATCAGCCACCAGCTCACGATGGTGCTGGGGCGCGTGCGCGCCAGCGAACAGCTGCTGCACTTCGCCGCCGACATCCAGATGGGGATGCTGCCGAACACCTTCCCTGCCTTCCCGCGGCAGCCCGAGGTGGACCTGTTCGCGACGCTGCTGCCCGCACAGGACGTGGGCGGCGATTTCTACGATTACTTCGCACTGCCGGATGGCCGGGTCTGCTTCATCATCGGCGACGTCTCCGACAAGGGCGTGCCGGCGGCGCTGTTCATGGCGATGGTCGTCACCGCCTTCCAGATCCTT containing:
- a CDS encoding ATP-binding protein, with amino-acid sequence MAEQVFPGTLDSLAPIRDFVAQAAAAAGLDRTASYNLCLAVDEIATNIVTHGYQAAGLQGDLRVQTAVESGRLVVRVEDHGRAYDPHQHDLPEKEDLSAPLHERDLGGLGILLAFQGVDELRYTAGASGNVHSFAVNLGSQQKRAAR
- a CDS encoding SpoIIE family protein phosphatase — encoded protein: MSILGVKWWVHALRAILCAVALWLMLEAASHIPNVRPATVAMVGVLVTLFFAIRWGPISAVVGGLASALAFDYHFVPPVHTFGFDDAEEMVAAFAVLVTSVAVSWVSLISERNADEANRRRLEAERLNRLGDALLPSASSKAVGATVVEKLMTQFGAKGAALQLAGGELFRAGTIVPPEVQLPVRLGNETIANLAIHDCGISPSALDAISHQLTMVLGRVRASEQLLHFAADIQMGMLPNTFPAFPRQPEVDLFATLLPAQDVGGDFYDYFALPDGRVCFIIGDVSDKGVPAALFMAMVVTAFQILGTKPGVTVAEMVRDLNRYVCENNRSQMFVTALAGIFDPQTGQIEYCDAGHEPPFIMHSSGQVDMVDKVGGVALGIVPDHVFISGALRLESGDTLVTYTDGVNEAMNPERQLFTTPAIGEVLCHLARNASAQDTCNELMEKVKAFAAGAAQSDDITMLALRYRGAGAAKEAPASSAQAAR
- a CDS encoding STAS domain-containing protein — translated: MPIEVKSYSKGDAGCLVLVGELDASAAPQVRIVVEEVLASKPGKLVLFVEELRFMASAGLRILIFAKQKQPEVQIYLIKPQATIVETLKKTGFYESVYVEQEWSDAAAQ